From a single Aquarana catesbeiana isolate 2022-GZ linkage group LG09, ASM4218655v1, whole genome shotgun sequence genomic region:
- the LOC141108237 gene encoding LIM/homeobox protein Lhx3 isoform X4 yields the protein MLLERVRSNSQSSSELCRYPGGGEIPLCAGCNQHIVDRFILKVLDRHWHSKCLKCNDCQIQLTEKCFSRGDSVYCKDDFFKRFGTKCAACQQGIPPTQVVRRAQEFVYHLHCFSCIICKRQLATGDEFYLMEDSRLVCKADYETAKQREAESTAKRPRTTITAKQLETLKNAYNNSPKPARHVREQLSSETGLDMRVVQVWFQNRRAKEKRLKKDAGRQRWGQYFRNMKRSRGNSKSDKDSIQEDGPDSDAEVSFTDEPALSEMNHSNGIYNSLSEASPVLGRQAGSNGAFSLEHGGIPASDQYHDLRSNSPYGIPQSPASLQAMSGHQPLMSSLAFPDTGLGIMAQSGQGVPPSMRVLGANGPNSDLSTGSSGGYPDFPASPASWLDEVDHGQF from the exons AGATTCCCTTGTGCGCTGGTTGCAACCAGCATATCGTAGACCGATTCATCTTGAAGGTGCTGGACCGCCATTGGCATAGCAAGTGCCTGAAATGCAACGACTGCCAGATCCAGCTCACTGAAAAATGCTTCAGCCGGGGCGACAGTGTCTATTGCAAAGACGATTTTTTCAA aagGTTTGGGACAAAATGTGCGGCCTGCCAACAAGGAATCCCCCCCACTCAGGTAGTGAGACGGGCTCAGGAGTTTGTGTACCATCTACACTGCTTTTCCTGCATCATCTGCAAAAGGCAGCTGGCGACAGGAGACGAATTTTACCTTATGGAGGACAGTCGGCTGGTGTGCAAGGCAGACTATGAAACAGCAAAGCAGAGAG AAGCTGAATCCACAGCCAAAAGGCCAAGGACAACCATCACCGCCAAGCAGCTGGAAACACTGAAAAATGCCTATAACAATTCTCCGAAGCCAGCTAGACATGTCAGAGAACAGCTGTCATCAGAGACGGGGCTGGACATGAGGGTGGTGCAG GTGTGGTTCCAGAACAGAAGAGCAAAGGAGAAACGGTTAAAAAAGGATGCCGGAAGACAAAGATGGGGACAATACTTCAGAAATATGAAACGGTCAAGGGGTAACTCCAAATCCGACAAGGACAGCATCCAGGAGGATGGTCCTGACAGTGATGCTGAGGTCTCTTTTACAG ATGAGCCTGCTTTATCGGAAATGAACCACTCCAATGGGATTTACAACAGTCTCAGTGAGGCTTCTCCAGTTTTGGGAAGACAGGCTGGAAGCAACGGTGCCTTCTCCCTGGAACATGGTGGTATTCCAGCATCAGACCAGTACCATGACCTGAGATCCAACAGCCCCTATGGAATCCCACAGTCCCCAGCCTCACTACAGGCCATGTCGGGCCATCAGCCACTAATGTCAAGCTTAGCATTTCCCGacacaggtttaggtatcatggcTCAGAGCGGGCAAGGGGTGCCTCCATCTATGAGGGTTTTAGGGGCAAATGGACCCAATTCTGATCTTTCCACTGGCAGCAGTGGTGGATACCCAGATTTCCCTGCCAGTCCAGCTTCTTGGTTAGATGAAGTTGACCATGGCCAATTTTGA
- the LOC141108237 gene encoding LIM/homeobox protein Lhx3 isoform X3, which produces MDQAIKDLTGSKEPSAPSTDMLLALLAHNDELRKEIPLCAGCNQHIVDRFILKVLDRHWHSKCLKCNDCQIQLTEKCFSRGDSVYCKDDFFKRFGTKCAACQQGIPPTQVVRRAQEFVYHLHCFSCIICKRQLATGDEFYLMEDSRLVCKADYETAKQREAESTAKRPRTTITAKQLETLKNAYNNSPKPARHVREQLSSETGLDMRVVQVWFQNRRAKEKRLKKDAGRQRWGQYFRNMKRSRGNSKSDKDSIQEDGPDSDAEVSFTDEPALSEMNHSNGIYNSLSEASPVLGRQAGSNGAFSLEHGGIPASDQYHDLRSNSPYGIPQSPASLQAMSGHQPLMSSLAFPDTGLGIMAQSGQGVPPSMRVLGANGPNSDLSTGSSGGYPDFPASPASWLDEVDHGQF; this is translated from the exons AGATTCCCTTGTGCGCTGGTTGCAACCAGCATATCGTAGACCGATTCATCTTGAAGGTGCTGGACCGCCATTGGCATAGCAAGTGCCTGAAATGCAACGACTGCCAGATCCAGCTCACTGAAAAATGCTTCAGCCGGGGCGACAGTGTCTATTGCAAAGACGATTTTTTCAA aagGTTTGGGACAAAATGTGCGGCCTGCCAACAAGGAATCCCCCCCACTCAGGTAGTGAGACGGGCTCAGGAGTTTGTGTACCATCTACACTGCTTTTCCTGCATCATCTGCAAAAGGCAGCTGGCGACAGGAGACGAATTTTACCTTATGGAGGACAGTCGGCTGGTGTGCAAGGCAGACTATGAAACAGCAAAGCAGAGAG AAGCTGAATCCACAGCCAAAAGGCCAAGGACAACCATCACCGCCAAGCAGCTGGAAACACTGAAAAATGCCTATAACAATTCTCCGAAGCCAGCTAGACATGTCAGAGAACAGCTGTCATCAGAGACGGGGCTGGACATGAGGGTGGTGCAG GTGTGGTTCCAGAACAGAAGAGCAAAGGAGAAACGGTTAAAAAAGGATGCCGGAAGACAAAGATGGGGACAATACTTCAGAAATATGAAACGGTCAAGGGGTAACTCCAAATCCGACAAGGACAGCATCCAGGAGGATGGTCCTGACAGTGATGCTGAGGTCTCTTTTACAG ATGAGCCTGCTTTATCGGAAATGAACCACTCCAATGGGATTTACAACAGTCTCAGTGAGGCTTCTCCAGTTTTGGGAAGACAGGCTGGAAGCAACGGTGCCTTCTCCCTGGAACATGGTGGTATTCCAGCATCAGACCAGTACCATGACCTGAGATCCAACAGCCCCTATGGAATCCCACAGTCCCCAGCCTCACTACAGGCCATGTCGGGCCATCAGCCACTAATGTCAAGCTTAGCATTTCCCGacacaggtttaggtatcatggcTCAGAGCGGGCAAGGGGTGCCTCCATCTATGAGGGTTTTAGGGGCAAATGGACCCAATTCTGATCTTTCCACTGGCAGCAGTGGTGGATACCCAGATTTCCCTGCCAGTCCAGCTTCTTGGTTAGATGAAGTTGACCATGGCCAATTTTGA